A genomic window from Melopsittacus undulatus isolate bMelUnd1 chromosome 7, bMelUnd1.mat.Z, whole genome shotgun sequence includes:
- the SRD5A3 gene encoding polyprenal reductase isoform X1, translating to MAGSGAMPAVLGAAWSLLAAAFLAALVLLRRAPAWLTGGSGGGLCGLFQDLIRYGKTKGGYGQHPAWLRLLQVPKRWFTHFYVVSVLWNGFLLIWLFQAEFLGGSLPSWIQHMHHALGRDSQSEDTDIQHFSVFMVLLLLWLHSCRRLAECLWTSVFSNGVIHIVQYCFGLAYYIAIGSTVLCQVPTNVRKGKEFPVQICWYHIIGVTMYIWASLHQHRCLVILANLRKSKSGKVVSLNHSVPFGDWFERVSCPHYFAEVLIYVSMSITLGLHNVTWWCVVMYVLFNQALAAVLCHEFYQKNFSSYPKHRKAFIPFVF from the exons ATGGCCGGGTCTGGGGCCATGCCGGCGGTGCTGGGCGCCGCGTGGAGCCTGCTGGCCGCCGCCTTCCTGGCGGCGCTGGTGCTGCTGAGGCGGGCCCCAGCTTGGCTGACCgggggcagcggcggcggccTGTGCGGCCTCTTCCAGGATCTCATTCGCTACGGGAAGACGAAGGGCGGCTACGGGCAGCACCCGGCCTGGCTGCGCCTCCTTCAGGTGCCGAAGAG GTGGTTTACTCACTTTTATGTGGTTTCTGTGCTCTGGAACGGCTTTCTGCTGATTTGGCTTTTCCAAGCTGAGTTCCTTGGAGGGTCACTCCCATCATGGATTCAGCACATGCACCATGCACTTGGCAGAGATTCTCAGAGTGAAGACACGG ATATCCAGCACTTCTCTGTGTTCATGgttctcctgctgctttggcTGCATAGCTGTCGAAGACTTGCAGAATGCCTCTGGACCAGTGTGTTTTCTAATGGTGTCATTCATATTGTGCAGTACTGCTTTGGACTTGCTTACTACATTGCCATTGGCTCAACTGTGCTATGTCAAGTGCCTACTAATGTCAGGAAAG gaaaagaatttCCTGTGCAGATCTGCTGGTATCACATCATAGGAGTTACAATGTATATTTGGGCCTCTCTTCACCAACACAGATGCCTTGTGATTCTAGCTAATCTTAGAAAAAGTAAATCGG GAAAGGTTGTAAGTCTGAACCACAGTGTACCTTTTGGAGACTGGTTTGAGAGAGTTTCTTGCCCTCACTATTTTGCAGAGGTCCttatatatgtatctatgtCCATCACGCTTGGACTTCACAATGTGACATGGTGGTGTGTAGTGATGTATGTTCTTTTTAACCAGGCACTGGCTGCAGTTTTGTGTCATGAGTTCTATCAGAAGAACTTTAGCTCCTACCCAAAGCATCGAAAAGCATTTAtaccatttgttttctga
- the SRD5A3 gene encoding polyprenal reductase isoform X2: MAGSGAMPAVLGAAWSLLAAAFLAALVLLRRAPAWLTGGSGGGLCGLFQDLIRYGKTKGGYGQHPAWLRLLQVPKRWFTHFYVVSVLWNGFLLIWLFQAEFLGGSLPSWIQHMHHALGRDSQSEDTDIQHFSVFMVLLLLWLHSCRRLAECLWTSVFSNGVIHIVQYCFGLAYYIAIGSTVLCQVPTNVRKGKVVSLNHSVPFGDWFERVSCPHYFAEVLIYVSMSITLGLHNVTWWCVVMYVLFNQALAAVLCHEFYQKNFSSYPKHRKAFIPFVF; encoded by the exons ATGGCCGGGTCTGGGGCCATGCCGGCGGTGCTGGGCGCCGCGTGGAGCCTGCTGGCCGCCGCCTTCCTGGCGGCGCTGGTGCTGCTGAGGCGGGCCCCAGCTTGGCTGACCgggggcagcggcggcggccTGTGCGGCCTCTTCCAGGATCTCATTCGCTACGGGAAGACGAAGGGCGGCTACGGGCAGCACCCGGCCTGGCTGCGCCTCCTTCAGGTGCCGAAGAG GTGGTTTACTCACTTTTATGTGGTTTCTGTGCTCTGGAACGGCTTTCTGCTGATTTGGCTTTTCCAAGCTGAGTTCCTTGGAGGGTCACTCCCATCATGGATTCAGCACATGCACCATGCACTTGGCAGAGATTCTCAGAGTGAAGACACGG ATATCCAGCACTTCTCTGTGTTCATGgttctcctgctgctttggcTGCATAGCTGTCGAAGACTTGCAGAATGCCTCTGGACCAGTGTGTTTTCTAATGGTGTCATTCATATTGTGCAGTACTGCTTTGGACTTGCTTACTACATTGCCATTGGCTCAACTGTGCTATGTCAAGTGCCTACTAATGTCAGGAAAG GAAAGGTTGTAAGTCTGAACCACAGTGTACCTTTTGGAGACTGGTTTGAGAGAGTTTCTTGCCCTCACTATTTTGCAGAGGTCCttatatatgtatctatgtCCATCACGCTTGGACTTCACAATGTGACATGGTGGTGTGTAGTGATGTATGTTCTTTTTAACCAGGCACTGGCTGCAGTTTTGTGTCATGAGTTCTATCAGAAGAACTTTAGCTCCTACCCAAAGCATCGAAAAGCATTTAtaccatttgttttctga